CAAGTGTATATTGATGATGTAGAGGATATACTTTATGAATTCATGGACTCTCTCAATACTGAGATTCAGAACGACAGTGTATAGGAGgtatatcatcttcatctatTTGCCCTAATTTTGGCTCCTACTATTTACTTCATGTCCATTCATATGTGAAGGCTTAATAACTTCTATTGCTCGAACCTGAATCAATTGCTAGGTGTGTAGGATGGAAATTAAAGAGTAAAGCAAAAATTCTCTACTCAAATCTTGTAATTAAGGAGAAAATTACTAGAAAATATGAAGGGAACTGGGATTTCCATCTATCTGATACTCCTCTGTATTCTCTCTTTGCACTTAAGCAAATGAGCTTAAGATAGTCATATTATATGCAACGAGCCAATATTCAAAATGGAAGCAGGTACTTGCCTTGTGTAGCTAGTTCGACATAAAAACTCCTAAATTACAATCATGCACAATTTATACTCTGAATAACGAATAATGATTACCCAAGGTGGTTGTAAACAATAGATATCGATATCACCTACTTGATTGAGTTGTTTCATGGTCGATGATAAAGGATAATTAGAATACAATCATACATACTTATCAATCACCATATTCCAATTTtttatctttgaattttttttcgtAGGTTGCAGAAAAGTTTATGGTAATGCGGGAAGAATGTTTAGAAGGTTAGTTTGACTCGATAAAGAAACTGCGAGAAACAAATGTTCCAAGTGTTTCGTATACGAGACATGTAAGACTGCTGCCACTTATCTCCTAAGTTTCTGTGTAACTGTGTTAACGGGAGAAGTTATAGTATTATGACTTGCGTGGTTAGCCATATCcatattaattatgttatagGATTGATGAATAGCATTCGGTAACTTCTATTCATGTTACTCACATCAGTAACTTCAATTTTCCTCTCTTTCGATTTCTATTTTGTCAGCCCAACAGCGATGATGAGGAAGACAGTGATGAACATGATGCAATAATAGAGAACAATATGTCAGCAATGGAAGTTGATGCTCCACAACCACagcgccaattggatcacaataTGACTGATATTGTGGCTGATGAAAGTAGTACGGAAGATACTCCTCAAGTTGTGGATGGATGGTCTGTTGTTTCAAAAAACAGTAAAGGGAGAAAGAAGTGATGGATTGATTACATTGGCTCGAGCCACTTTAGGTACGAATATTTGAGTATATGTAAAGACaacatttttgtttgtattcTTCTTATGTTTGGTTGAGTGTTT
The nucleotide sequence above comes from Salvia splendens isolate huo1 unplaced genomic scaffold, SspV2 ctg513, whole genome shotgun sequence. Encoded proteins:
- the LOC121790426 gene encoding uncharacterized protein LOC121790426, translated to MNNHRMTPEAAAQFGDGIQKVLSRWAALRMTIENGWGGRDSLQKSQQLGHNLFNFLTQSKDQVYIDDVEDILYEFMDSLNTEIQNDSPNSDDEEDSDEHDAIIENNMSAMEVDAPQPQRQLDHNMTDIVADESSTEDTPQVVDGWSVVSKNSKGRKK